The nucleotide sequence GCTTAGGCATTTTAGGTGTTGCTCGTGACATCGCTGTTATCAACAAAATGGAATGCCAAGTACCTGATATGTCGCCTGTTGCGGCAACTTCTTCAGCAACATTCCCTGTGCGTGTTGAAGCGCCAGAAGCGTGTCCACGTTATTTAGGTCGTGTTTTCACTAATATGAATGTGAAAGCAAAAACACCTTTATGGATGCAAGAAAAGTTACGTCGTGGTGGCATTCGCTCTATTGACCCAATTGTTGATATCACCAACTTAATCCTACTTGAAATGGGTCAACCGCTACATGCGTTCGATCTTGATCGCGTTGAAGGTGCTGTTGTTGTTCGTATGGGTAAAGAAGGTGAAAAACTGACTTTACTTGATGGCAATGAAATTACATTAAAAGAAGATGTATTAGTTATTGCTGACGAAAAACAAGCATTAGGTATGGCTGGTATTTTCGGTGGTGAATCATCAGGTGTTAATGAAGAAACGAAAAATGTTTTCTTAGAGTGTGCATTCTTCTCTCCATTATCCATCACAGGCCGTGCACGTCGTTATGGCTTGCATACTGATGCCTCTCATCGTTTTGAGCGTGGTGTTGATTTTGAGCTGCAATACAACGCAATTGAGCGCGCAACTAAGTTACTGTTAGAAATTTGCGGTGGTGAAGTTGGTGAAGTGATTGATGTAACCAATAAAGCACATTTACCAAATATTGCACCAGTTAAATTAACACGTAAAAAATTAGACCGTTTATTAGGTCACGTAATTGATGATGCACAAGTTCTGGATTCATTAACTCGCTTAGGTTTCAACGTTTCTGTTGAAAATGATGGCTGGTTAGCAACAGTTCCTTCTTGGCGTTTTGATGTTCAAATCGAAGAAGATTTGATTGAAGAAGTTGCTCGTATTTATGGTTACAACAATATTCCAGATGTACCATTACGCGCTGATTTGGTGATGACTAATCATCGCGAAGCGAACTTGTCATTAAAACGCGTTAAAACAATGCTAGTAGACAACGGCTTCCAAGAAGCAATTACTTATAGTTTTGTTGATCCTAAGATCCAATCTTTACTACATCCAAATGAAGAAGCATTAATTCTGCCTAATCCAATTTCAGCGGATATGTCAGCAATGAGACTGTCTTTATTAACCGGATTATTGACTACGACTGTATATAATCAGAACCGTCAACAATCTAGAGTTAGGTTATTTGAAGCAGGTCTGCGTTTTGTTCCTGATAATCAAGCAGAATATGGAATACGTCAGGAACTTATGTTAGCTGGTGTGATCGCGGGCAACCGTAATGAAGAACATTGGGGTTTAGAGAAGCAAACTGTTGATTTCTTTGATTTGAAAGGTAATATTGAATCAATTCTGGAATTGACAGGCCAGCTAGATGAAATTACATTTAAACCAGCTAATCATTCAGCACTTCATCCGGGACAAAGTGCTGGGATTTATCTGAGAAATGAATATATTGGCTGTATTGGCGTTGTTCATCCAGAGCTTGAACGTAAACTTGACTTAAACGGTCGTACGGTAGTATTCGAAATACGTTGGAATGCAATTGCAAATCGCAGTTTACCACAAGCAAAAGCAATTTCTCGTTACCCTTCGAATCGTAGAGATATCGCTGTAGTTGTTCCGAATGATGTTGCTGCAGAGGATATTTTAGCCGAATGTAAGAAAGTTGGCGGAAATCAAATAGTTGGCATAAACTTATTTGACGTGTATTGTGGTAAGGGAGTAGCAGAGGGCTATAAAAGCCTCGCTATTAGCATAATCTTGCAGGATATCGAGCATACACTGGAAGAAGATGAGATTGCTGCAACAGTGAGTAACTGTGTAGCAGCATTGAAACAGCGATTCCAAGCATCCTTGAGGGACTAGACCTATGGCGCTTACAAAAGCTGAAATGGCAGAAAATCTGTTTGAAAAACTTGGTGTTAGCAAACGCGATGCAAAAGACCTTGTAGAATCCTTTTTTGAGGAAGTGCGTCGTTCTCTTGAAAATGGAGAACAGGTGAAGCTGTCTGGATTCGGAAACTTTGACCTGCGTGATAAAAATCAGCGCCCAGGTCGTAATCCGAAAACTGGGGAAGACATTCCTATTACAGCTCGCCGTGTTGTTACTTTCCGCCCAGGACAAAAGTTAAAAAGCCGGGTTGAGAGCGCAACACCAAAAGAATAAGATTTAAAAAACATCCAAAACGGCTTTCTTTGAAAGCCGTTTTTTTATCATTATTGTCTGTATTTAATTTTGATGATAAACGCATTAGGATGTTTATATTTATCGATATAGTCTGAATGGATATTTCTATTTGGATGGAAGGTTTTTATTTTTTAGTTATCTTTCTTTTTATTCTCATTTCTTATTTTGACTCTTTCTTTTCATCTCTTGCCTATATCAACACTGTGATAGTTAATCCCAATTTTTTCTTTATTATTAGAGGCTGGCTTACATGTTCTAAATTTAGTTTTTCATCATTGAATACGAACATGTTATGTTGCTAAAAAATTATTTTATAAATAAAAACAGTAAGAGCCGTTGTTGCATGGATAGGGAATGAAATGAATAAAGAAATAAATCCTCTGATTAAATTTACTAAAAGACAACGCATTGACGACAGAAAAAAGCTGTTTCTAATGGCATTTGTATTATGTTTCTTGTTTGTTTTTTCCCTCTCTGTTGGTGAGATTACGTTATTTCCACATCAATGGTTAACAGATGAAGCCCATTTATTTGTTTGGCAGATCCGTTTACCAAGAATACTTGCAGTAGTGACTATTGGTGCCAGCCTAGCAATTGCAGGCGCTATTATGCAGGCACTATTCCAAAATCCACTCGCAGAGCCAGGATTACTAGGAGTAAGCAGTGGTGCGGGAGTGTGTGTTGTATTAATCATTGTTTTACAAATTGGTTTAAGTCCTTGGTTAATAAGTAGTGCGGCGATACTCGGTGCATTAGGGATCACTCTCTTATTAATGTTTTTTACCCGTATAAGAAAGCTGTCTAATGCTCAGTTATTATTAATTGGCGTGGCATTAGGTGTTATGGCAAGCGCGATAATGACTTGGTTGGTTTATTTCAGTTCAGCTTTGGATTTAAGACAATTAATGTATTGGTTGATGGGGAGTTTTAGTGGCATTGATTGGCGTCATCAAATCTTATTTTGGGCTCTTATCCCTATTGTCTTAATTCTTATTCTACAAGCTGATGTTCTTAATTATTTATCTTTGGGGTCATTCAGGGCAAAGCAATTAGGTATATCCGTTAATCAATGGCGAAATTGGTTTATTTTAGCCGTTGGGATATTGATAGGGCTGAGCGTTGCTTTAGCGGGCGCTATAAGCTTTGTAGGGCTTGTTGTACCGCATTTATTAAGACTATGTGGAATAACCCATTATAAAACGTTATTACCCGCGTGCGCGCTTGCTGGTGGTGGATTGTTATTGCTTGCTGATCTGCTATCTCGCTTGATTTTAAATGGTGCAGAAGTTCCGATAGGAGTGATTACAGCAACGCTTGGTGCCCCTTTATTTATCTGGTTATTGGCAACAAAAGAGATGGGGCGTTTGTAATATGGCGTTACTTAAACTTGATAATTTAAGTGTTAATGATCGACTTAACGCATTTACAGAACAAGTAAATTATGGCGAACGTGTTCACTTAATTGGCGCAAATGGCGCAGGAAAGAGCACACTTTTAATGGCAATCGCAGGAGAGCTTCCATTTAATGGTGAAATCATTCTAAACGAAACTTCAATAAGACATTATAAATATGATGATCTTTCTAGAATGCAGAGCATTGTTATACAACAATTGGAAGCTTTGTCATTTATGCCTGTTTTTCATTATCTCTCGCTATATCATAAATTGTCGAAAATGGATGTTCAACAATTAAATATGCTGTTAAATGATTTTAAAATTGACAAATTATTGTCAAAAAACATTCATCATTTATCAGGAGGCGAATGGCAGAGGGTTAGAATTGTTGGCGCATTTATCCAATTATGGTCAAGTTATGATTTAAAAGGAAAATTAATGTTACTTGATGAACCAACGAATAATTTAGATGTCGTACAGTTGGCAATTTTGGATAAATGGGTTGATAAATTTTGCCAACAAGGTGGTGCCGTTATTATGAGTACACATAATTTAAATCATTCTTATCAAAAAGCAGGCAGAGTTTGGCTCATAAAAAATGGATATTTGGTTAATTCTGGCGCATCTGCACTCTTATTGGACGAAAAATTATTATCAACTACATTTAATTCAAATATCAAGTGCATCAATGATGTTGATCATATTGATTGGCGGGTTTTGCAATAATATGGCTATTGTTAAGCTTATCCCCAAGTAATTATTAAGGGTTTTTTAATATTTTCTTAATAAGACGGATGTCGGCGAACAATAGTTTGTATATAATTGTTTTTTATTCATTCATTAACTAGGCTACATTTTTATGAGTCACTTCCTTCCTTTCTCTCGCCCTGCGATTGGCGATGAAGAAATCAAAGCCGTTGAGGATGTACTGCGTTCAGGTTGGATTACAACAGGCCCTCAAAATCATCAATTAGAGCAAGATTTTTGTGAAAAATTTGGTAGCAAACATGCTATCGCAATTTGCTCTGCCACTGCGGGTATGCATGTTGTTTTAATGGCGATGGGAATTGGCGCTGGTGATGAAGTTATCACACCATCACAAACTTGGGTTTCGACGATGAACATCATTACATTACTTGGTGCAGAGCCAGTGATGATTGATGTTGACCGTGATACTTTGATGGTGAGTGCAGAAGACGTCAAAAAAGCGATTACACCTAGAACGAAAGCAATTATTCCGGTTCATTATGCGGGGGCACCTTGCGATCTTGATGCATTAAGAAAAGTTGCACAAGATGCAGGCATTCCTCTTATTGAAGATGCAGCGCATGCTATTGGTACTCGCTATAAAAATGAATGGATTGGTGAAAAAGGAACCTCCATTTTTTCTTTTCACGCGATTAAGAATGTAACTTGTGCAGAAGGCGGATTAGTTGTTACTGATAATGACGAATTAGCCAATAGAGTACGTTGCTTAAAATTCCACGGTTTAGGGGTAGATGCCTTTGATAGACAAATTCAAGGTCGTAAACCTCAAGCAGAAGTTGTTGAACCTGGCTATAAATACAACTTATCTGATATTCATGCGGCGATTGCTGTGGTGCAATTAGGGCGTTTAGATGAAATGAATGCTAAACGTGCTGAGTTGGTTGCACTGTATCGTGAAAAACTCAAAGATTCTCCATTAGAAATGTTGAGTGTCCCTGAATATTCACATTTACATGCAAATCACCTGTTTATGGTGAGAGTTGATAAAAATGCCTGTGGTATCGATCGTGATGCTTTTATGGAGAAATTGAAGCAAAAAGATATTGGTACAGGGCTTCATTTCCGCGCAGCGCACACC is from Proteus columbae and encodes:
- the pheT gene encoding phenylalanine--tRNA ligase subunit beta, whose amino-acid sequence is MKFSELWLREWVNPAISSEALSEQLTMAGLEVDGVEAVAGDFHGVFVGEVVECGQHPNADKLRVTKVNVGGDRLLDIVCGAPNCRQGLKVAVATVGAVLPGDFKIKAAKLRGEPSEGMLCSFSELAISENHEGIIELPADAPIGMDIREYLKLNDNAIEISITPNRADCLGILGVARDIAVINKMECQVPDMSPVAATSSATFPVRVEAPEACPRYLGRVFTNMNVKAKTPLWMQEKLRRGGIRSIDPIVDITNLILLEMGQPLHAFDLDRVEGAVVVRMGKEGEKLTLLDGNEITLKEDVLVIADEKQALGMAGIFGGESSGVNEETKNVFLECAFFSPLSITGRARRYGLHTDASHRFERGVDFELQYNAIERATKLLLEICGGEVGEVIDVTNKAHLPNIAPVKLTRKKLDRLLGHVIDDAQVLDSLTRLGFNVSVENDGWLATVPSWRFDVQIEEDLIEEVARIYGYNNIPDVPLRADLVMTNHREANLSLKRVKTMLVDNGFQEAITYSFVDPKIQSLLHPNEEALILPNPISADMSAMRLSLLTGLLTTTVYNQNRQQSRVRLFEAGLRFVPDNQAEYGIRQELMLAGVIAGNRNEEHWGLEKQTVDFFDLKGNIESILELTGQLDEITFKPANHSALHPGQSAGIYLRNEYIGCIGVVHPELERKLDLNGRTVVFEIRWNAIANRSLPQAKAISRYPSNRRDIAVVVPNDVAAEDILAECKKVGGNQIVGINLFDVYCGKGVAEGYKSLAISIILQDIEHTLEEDEIAATVSNCVAALKQRFQASLRD
- the ihfA gene encoding integration host factor subunit alpha; translation: MALTKAEMAENLFEKLGVSKRDAKDLVESFFEEVRRSLENGEQVKLSGFGNFDLRDKNQRPGRNPKTGEDIPITARRVVTFRPGQKLKSRVESATPKE
- the btuC gene encoding vitamin B12 ABC transporter permease BtuC, with amino-acid sequence MNKEINPLIKFTKRQRIDDRKKLFLMAFVLCFLFVFSLSVGEITLFPHQWLTDEAHLFVWQIRLPRILAVVTIGASLAIAGAIMQALFQNPLAEPGLLGVSSGAGVCVVLIIVLQIGLSPWLISSAAILGALGITLLLMFFTRIRKLSNAQLLLIGVALGVMASAIMTWLVYFSSALDLRQLMYWLMGSFSGIDWRHQILFWALIPIVLILILQADVLNYLSLGSFRAKQLGISVNQWRNWFILAVGILIGLSVALAGAISFVGLVVPHLLRLCGITHYKTLLPACALAGGGLLLLADLLSRLILNGAEVPIGVITATLGAPLFIWLLATKEMGRL
- a CDS encoding vitamin B12 ABC transporter ATP-binding protein BtuD, giving the protein MALLKLDNLSVNDRLNAFTEQVNYGERVHLIGANGAGKSTLLMAIAGELPFNGEIILNETSIRHYKYDDLSRMQSIVIQQLEALSFMPVFHYLSLYHKLSKMDVQQLNMLLNDFKIDKLLSKNIHHLSGGEWQRVRIVGAFIQLWSSYDLKGKLMLLDEPTNNLDVVQLAILDKWVDKFCQQGGAVIMSTHNLNHSYQKAGRVWLIKNGYLVNSGASALLLDEKLLSTTFNSNIKCINDVDHIDWRVLQ
- the arnB gene encoding UDP-4-amino-4-deoxy-L-arabinose aminotransferase, with amino-acid sequence MSHFLPFSRPAIGDEEIKAVEDVLRSGWITTGPQNHQLEQDFCEKFGSKHAIAICSATAGMHVVLMAMGIGAGDEVITPSQTWVSTMNIITLLGAEPVMIDVDRDTLMVSAEDVKKAITPRTKAIIPVHYAGAPCDLDALRKVAQDAGIPLIEDAAHAIGTRYKNEWIGEKGTSIFSFHAIKNVTCAEGGLVVTDNDELANRVRCLKFHGLGVDAFDRQIQGRKPQAEVVEPGYKYNLSDIHAAIAVVQLGRLDEMNAKRAELVALYREKLKDSPLEMLSVPEYSHLHANHLFMVRVDKNACGIDRDAFMEKLKQKDIGTGLHFRAAHTQKYYRERYPSLSLPQSEWNSATLCSLPLFPDMSNEDVIRVVDAINEILSEHI